In Rhizobium jaguaris, a single window of DNA contains:
- a CDS encoding DegQ family serine endoprotease: MSSLLRKHRTAAIVGAAIIVGAGALPFALTSPAAMAANEPGGIIAPGGSFAPIVDADKPAVVTVTTTMKATDTGADAGDSPMDEQFRQFFENQGIPLPQQQAPQRNPAQRAKALGSGFVISADGVIVTNNHVVENATDIKVTLDDGTEVPAKLLGADAKSDLAVLKIQAPKPLPTVAWGDSDKLKLGDQILAIGNPFGIGTTVTAGIVSARGRDLHSGPYDDFIQIDAPINHGNSGGPLVDGNGNVVGINTAIYSPNGGSVGVGFAIPSNEAKTIVAKLEKNGSIDHGYLGVAIQPVTNDVADAVGLSQSQSQGALVANVTDGTPAADAGIKSGDIVTAVGNETVKTPKDLSRLVADLSPGDKRSVTVWRNGKSIDVNVTVGGNDDSKQAANDKGDGKVQPSNQPSIGVGLANLTPDVKQQLNLPQNVEGAVVASVNPDKPAAAAGIQQGDIIVSVNDKPVRNAHEVQSAVAEAGKAGRKSVLLLIQRDGNKTFVAVPFAAA, encoded by the coding sequence ATGTCATCTCTTCTTCGCAAGCATCGCACCGCAGCCATCGTCGGAGCGGCCATCATCGTCGGCGCAGGCGCCCTGCCCTTCGCCCTCACCAGCCCCGCTGCCATGGCCGCCAACGAACCCGGTGGCATCATCGCGCCCGGCGGCTCCTTCGCGCCGATCGTCGACGCAGACAAGCCGGCGGTCGTCACCGTTACCACCACCATGAAGGCAACCGATACCGGCGCGGATGCTGGCGATTCCCCGATGGACGAGCAGTTCCGCCAGTTCTTCGAGAACCAGGGCATCCCCTTGCCGCAGCAGCAGGCGCCGCAGCGTAATCCGGCCCAGCGTGCCAAGGCGCTCGGCTCCGGCTTCGTCATCAGCGCCGATGGCGTCATCGTCACCAATAACCACGTCGTTGAGAATGCCACCGACATCAAGGTGACGCTCGACGACGGTACCGAAGTGCCGGCCAAGCTTCTCGGCGCCGACGCCAAGTCGGACCTTGCCGTCCTGAAGATCCAGGCGCCGAAGCCGCTCCCAACCGTCGCCTGGGGCGACTCCGACAAGCTGAAGCTCGGCGACCAGATCCTGGCGATCGGCAATCCCTTCGGCATCGGCACGACCGTCACCGCCGGCATCGTTTCGGCCCGCGGCCGCGACCTGCACAGCGGCCCCTATGACGACTTCATCCAGATCGACGCTCCGATCAACCACGGCAATTCCGGCGGCCCGCTGGTCGATGGCAACGGCAATGTCGTCGGTATCAACACCGCAATCTATTCGCCGAATGGCGGCAGCGTCGGTGTCGGTTTCGCCATCCCTTCGAATGAAGCCAAGACGATCGTTGCAAAGCTCGAAAAGAACGGCTCGATCGATCACGGCTATCTCGGCGTTGCCATTCAGCCGGTCACGAACGATGTCGCCGATGCCGTCGGCCTGTCGCAGTCGCAGTCGCAAGGCGCCCTGGTCGCCAATGTCACCGACGGAACGCCGGCTGCTGATGCCGGTATCAAGAGTGGCGACATCGTAACAGCCGTCGGCAACGAAACCGTCAAGACGCCCAAGGATCTGTCGCGCCTGGTTGCCGATCTTTCTCCGGGTGACAAGCGGTCGGTCACTGTCTGGCGCAATGGCAAGAGCATCGATGTAAACGTTACCGTCGGTGGCAACGACGACAGCAAGCAGGCGGCCAACGACAAGGGCGACGGCAAGGTTCAGCCGTCCAACCAGCCCAGCATCGGCGTCGGTCTCGCCAACCTGACCCCCGACGTCAAGCAACAGCTGAACCTGCCGCAAAATGTCGAGGGCGCCGTTGTCGCCAGCGTCAATCCGGACAAGCCGGCAGCAGCAGCCGGCATCCAGCAGGGCGACATCATCGTCTCGGTCAACGACAAGCCGGTCCGTAATGCCCATGAAGTCCAGAGCGCGGTCGCTGAAGCCGGCAAGGCAGGCCGCAAATCGGTCCTGCTTCTGATCCAGCGCGACGGCAACAAGACCTTCGTGGCTGTGCCGTTCGCAGCAGCATAA